Proteins from a genomic interval of Streptomyces sp. SID8374:
- a CDS encoding SMP-30/gluconolactonase/LRE family protein, with amino-acid sequence MRRLPPRALAALATAGLLTLAGCGTETGDPGGPTAAGDGARTIRAQQVMQLTRTHEETGMTLLEGPAFHPDGGLFVVDVTAPEGKPKVMRVDVRKKTVRAVHTDGRGAYTSAQFSPYDGRLYLTDYAHGEIVSLAPDGSDPRTFFSGEVDGARMNPDDIAFDEEGHLYVSDSRGLSEGAEHGRVVRVDRDGAKATVLADNLAATNGISFDEEYRGLWISELTQNRISYLRLGGGGQGSEVTSRHTAIRVDGGIAQTDSIAVDADGNLYQGLHGRPAILVYDKHGERLATVEVPARTEGLDSATNVAITPGGTRAYMTVSGPGGGYLYAFDALGKGTRQSNGG; translated from the coding sequence ATGCGTCGACTCCCGCCCCGAGCCCTCGCCGCCCTCGCCACGGCCGGCCTGCTGACCCTCGCCGGATGCGGTACGGAGACCGGGGACCCCGGTGGTCCGACGGCGGCCGGTGACGGTGCCAGGACCATCCGGGCCCAGCAGGTCATGCAGCTGACACGGACACACGAAGAGACCGGGATGACCCTGCTGGAGGGCCCGGCCTTCCACCCGGACGGCGGCCTGTTCGTCGTCGACGTCACCGCGCCCGAGGGCAAGCCCAAGGTCATGCGGGTCGATGTACGGAAGAAGACGGTGCGGGCCGTCCACACCGACGGCCGAGGGGCCTACACCTCGGCCCAGTTCAGCCCGTACGACGGGCGGCTCTATCTCACCGACTACGCCCACGGCGAGATCGTGAGCCTCGCACCGGACGGCAGCGATCCGCGCACCTTCTTCTCCGGCGAGGTCGACGGAGCACGGATGAACCCGGACGACATCGCCTTCGACGAGGAGGGCCACCTGTACGTCAGCGACTCACGCGGCCTGTCCGAGGGAGCGGAGCACGGGCGGGTCGTGCGCGTCGACCGCGACGGCGCGAAGGCGACCGTGCTGGCCGACAACCTGGCGGCGACGAACGGCATCTCGTTCGACGAGGAGTACCGCGGTCTGTGGATCAGCGAGCTGACGCAGAACCGGATCTCGTACCTGCGCCTCGGTGGAGGCGGTCAAGGCAGTGAGGTCACCTCCCGGCACACCGCGATCCGCGTCGACGGCGGGATCGCCCAGACCGACTCGATCGCCGTGGACGCGGACGGCAACCTCTACCAGGGCCTCCACGGCCGCCCCGCGATCCTCGTGTACGACAAGCACGGCGAGCGCCTGGCGACGGTCGAAGTCCCTGCCCGCACCGAGGGACTCGACTCGGCGACGAACGTGGCGATCACCCCCGGCGGAACCAGGGCGTACATGACCGTCAGCGGCCCCGGTGGGGGATACCTCTACGCCTTCGACGCCCTGGGGAAGGGCACCCGCCAGTCGAACGGCGGGTGA
- a CDS encoding TetR/AcrR family transcriptional regulator yields the protein MTQHPTAEEKRPANDGPKAAARNRAALIAAAREVYAEHGLDAPLSGIARRAGVGQGVLYRHFPDRAAVANAVLEENVREVEQAAAAAGATLAGVLGVLTWHLTESAAFIGLLHADRTGGRPDGIHASASALSERVERSLREHLPDGHRLGASDDLVLAVAMVSGAVTGPTRAERERRALAAWRLLGVEVGPLRPFDG from the coding sequence GTGACGCAGCACCCCACGGCGGAGGAGAAACGGCCCGCGAACGACGGGCCGAAGGCCGCCGCGCGCAATCGGGCGGCCCTGATCGCCGCCGCCCGCGAGGTCTACGCGGAGCACGGTCTGGACGCACCGCTCTCCGGGATCGCCCGTCGGGCCGGGGTCGGGCAGGGCGTTCTCTACCGGCACTTTCCTGACCGGGCGGCCGTGGCGAACGCCGTGCTGGAGGAGAACGTACGGGAGGTGGAGCAGGCGGCCGCGGCCGCGGGCGCCACCCTGGCCGGTGTGCTCGGTGTGCTGACGTGGCATCTGACGGAGTCGGCGGCGTTCATCGGCCTCCTGCACGCCGACCGGACGGGCGGCCGCCCGGACGGTATCCACGCCTCCGCCTCGGCCCTGTCGGAGCGGGTCGAGCGGAGTCTGCGGGAGCACCTGCCGGACGGCCATCGGCTGGGGGCGTCGGACGACCTCGTGCTCGCGGTCGCCATGGTCTCGGGCGCCGTGACCGGCCCCACCCGTGCGGAGCGGGAGCGCCGGGCACTGGCGGCCTGGCGGCTGCTCGGCGTCGAGGTGGGGCCGCTGCGGCCCTTCGACGGGTGA
- a CDS encoding VOC family protein, with translation MTSQLFAICFRANRPSELARFWSGVLGWEPAGGQGEDAALLPPDGAGFRIRFLPGQEPKTGRNRAHFDLTSASPEDQGRTVARALEHGGSHIDVGQLPEDGHVVLADPDGNEFCVIEAGNTFLADTGSIGALACDGTQDVGYFWSAALHWPLVWDQDEETAIQSPDGGAKITWGGPPVAPKAGPNRLSFELALPSGTDREAEVARLVALGATRPDAGEGDDGRVLMLDPDGNEFFVRRPGR, from the coding sequence ATGACCAGTCAGCTGTTCGCGATCTGTTTCCGGGCGAACCGGCCGTCGGAGCTGGCCCGGTTCTGGTCCGGGGTCCTGGGCTGGGAGCCGGCCGGGGGTCAGGGCGAGGACGCCGCGCTCCTGCCCCCTGACGGCGCCGGGTTCCGCATCCGCTTTCTGCCCGGCCAGGAGCCGAAGACCGGCCGGAACCGGGCGCACTTCGACCTGACGAGCGCGTCCCCGGAGGACCAGGGGCGCACGGTCGCCAGGGCGTTGGAGCACGGCGGGAGCCACATCGACGTGGGTCAGCTGCCCGAGGACGGGCATGTGGTGCTCGCCGATCCGGACGGCAACGAGTTCTGTGTCATCGAGGCGGGCAACACGTTCCTCGCCGACACCGGCTCCATCGGGGCGCTGGCCTGCGACGGTACGCAGGACGTCGGCTACTTCTGGAGCGCGGCGCTGCACTGGCCGCTGGTCTGGGACCAGGACGAGGAGACCGCGATCCAGTCGCCGGACGGTGGTGCGAAGATCACCTGGGGCGGGCCGCCGGTGGCGCCGAAGGCGGGTCCGAACAGGCTCTCCTTCGAGCTGGCGCTCCCCTCCGGCACCGACCGGGAGGCGGAGGTCGCCCGCCTGGTCGCGCTCGGCGCGACCCGCCCGGACGCCGGCGAGGGCGACGACGGCCGCGTGCTGATGCTGGACCCCGACGGCAACGAGTTCTTCGTGCGGAGGCCCGGGCGGTAG
- a CDS encoding FAD-dependent oxidoreductase, with protein sequence MTSVLVVVGHGMAGHRLVEEVRAGDRAGRWRIVVAAEEPRPAYDRVALSSYLDGKSAADLDLTTPLLRTDPLVDLRLNTRAVLIDRGARTVTCADGTVLRYDALVLATGSRPFVPPVPGRDLPGCFTYRTIEDLDALRAAVRPGEPGVVIGGGLLGLEAARALRLLGARPHVVEMAPHLMPLQVDEGGGRVLGRLVGELGVGVHCGRGLVSLDAGPDGRVRAVTLSDGTELAASTVVFAAGVRPRDELAGPAGLERAGRGGFLVDERCRTADGRVWAVGECAAVLGRCYGLAAPGYRMAEAVARQLLGSPSAVFPGADMSAKLKLLGVEVAGFGDVHARTEGAMEFVREDRAADTYGKLVLAPDGRTLLGGVLAGDAGGYAVLRTLLGRELTAPPELLLAGERAL encoded by the coding sequence ATGACATCCGTCCTGGTCGTCGTCGGCCACGGGATGGCCGGGCACCGGCTGGTCGAGGAGGTCCGGGCGGGTGACCGGGCGGGGCGGTGGCGGATCGTGGTCGCGGCGGAGGAGCCGCGGCCCGCCTACGACCGCGTCGCCCTGTCCTCGTACCTCGACGGGAAGTCCGCCGCCGACCTCGACCTCACCACGCCCCTGCTGCGCACCGACCCGCTGGTGGACCTGCGGCTGAACACCAGGGCGGTCCTCATCGATCGCGGAGCCCGCACGGTGACCTGCGCCGACGGCACCGTCCTCCGGTACGACGCGCTCGTCCTGGCCACCGGATCCCGCCCGTTCGTGCCGCCCGTGCCCGGCCGGGACCTCCCCGGCTGCTTCACCTACCGGACGATCGAGGACCTCGACGCGCTCCGGGCCGCCGTGCGACCTGGGGAACCCGGTGTCGTCATCGGCGGCGGCCTGCTGGGTCTTGAGGCCGCGCGGGCGCTGCGGCTGCTCGGGGCGCGGCCGCACGTCGTGGAGATGGCACCGCACCTCATGCCCCTCCAGGTCGACGAGGGCGGCGGCCGGGTCCTCGGACGGCTCGTGGGTGAGCTGGGGGTGGGCGTGCACTGCGGTCGCGGTCTCGTCTCTCTCGACGCCGGGCCCGACGGCCGGGTGCGGGCGGTCACCCTGTCGGACGGCACCGAACTGGCCGCCTCCACGGTCGTGTTCGCCGCAGGGGTGCGCCCGCGCGACGAGCTGGCCGGGCCGGCCGGGCTCGAACGCGCCGGGCGCGGTGGGTTCCTGGTGGACGAGCGGTGCCGTACGGCGGACGGGCGCGTGTGGGCCGTGGGGGAATGCGCTGCGGTGCTCGGCCGCTGTTACGGCCTCGCCGCACCCGGGTACCGCATGGCGGAGGCGGTCGCGCGTCAGCTGCTGGGCTCGCCGTCCGCCGTCTTCCCCGGTGCGGACATGTCGGCGAAGCTCAAGCTGCTGGGCGTGGAGGTCGCGGGCTTCGGCGACGTCCACGCCCGGACCGAGGGGGCCATGGAGTTCGTACGCGAGGACCGCGCCGCCGACACGTACGGCAAGCTGGTCCTGGCTCCGGACGGCCGGACCCTGCTCGGCGGAGTCCTCGCCGGGGACGCGGGCGGCTACGCGGTGCTCCGTACCCTGCTCGGCCGTGAACTCACCGCCCCGCCCGAACTGCTGCTGGCCGGAGAGCGGGCGCTGTGA
- a CDS encoding FAD-dependent oxidoreductase: protein MTATTVDGRPAITVDGMSGPTLDGTSAVTVVGYGPAAHRLVQRLHHHGQRGPVTVFGAEPDPAYHRGQLVSVLDGTLPADALTLAPLPPGVRIRTGSRITTVEPRRRLVRSDDGTEHPYGILVLATGSRPVLPRLAGGAGERSTPDIRVPHTLLGARPVVRGPVIVVGGGLRGTETAYALGRAGHDVTLVHPGAHPMHRLLDARAGDLVTAVLREAGVVVETGRRVVAVEPGKIVLDDVRPLAAGTLLLCTGTEPDTGLARTAGLAVRDGIVVDDRLRTSDPYIHALGDCVQQRPGHHSTLTSAWDQADALARTLCGGDGRLRPSRHPVVRPRLPALAILGPPGALDAPGDDEQVVLSDPAGGRYGRLVLRDGRVHAGILVGLDRAVATVGRLYAEDRPLPPDRLALLLGTDEEYASSGALPDTAVVCQCNNVTRKNLERAWGQGARDLPAIAVATRATTGCGSCTEVVRRICETDLRDGSGNGRPGVAGAGDPVAEGAGA from the coding sequence ATGACCGCCACCACGGTCGACGGCAGGCCCGCGATCACTGTCGACGGCATGTCTGGCCCCACCCTCGACGGCACGAGCGCGGTCACCGTCGTCGGTTACGGCCCCGCTGCCCACCGTCTGGTCCAGCGCCTGCACCACCACGGCCAGCGGGGGCCCGTCACCGTCTTCGGCGCCGAGCCGGACCCCGCGTACCACCGGGGCCAGTTGGTCTCCGTACTCGACGGAACGCTGCCCGCCGACGCTCTGACGCTCGCACCGCTCCCGCCGGGCGTCCGGATCCGAACGGGTAGCCGGATCACTACGGTGGAGCCTCGGCGCCGTCTCGTACGGAGCGACGACGGCACCGAACACCCCTACGGCATCCTGGTGTTGGCCACCGGTTCCCGGCCGGTCCTGCCGCGGCTCGCCGGTGGTGCCGGGGAGCGGAGCACTCCCGACATCCGGGTCCCGCACACGCTCCTGGGTGCCCGGCCGGTCGTCCGAGGGCCCGTCATCGTGGTCGGCGGCGGGCTGCGGGGCACCGAGACCGCGTACGCGCTGGGCCGCGCCGGACACGACGTCACCCTCGTCCACCCCGGCGCCCACCCGATGCACCGGCTGCTGGACGCGCGTGCCGGGGACCTTGTGACGGCCGTGCTCCGGGAAGCGGGCGTGGTGGTGGAGACCGGGCGGCGGGTCGTCGCCGTGGAACCCGGCAAGATCGTCCTGGACGACGTCCGGCCGCTGGCCGCCGGGACCCTGCTCCTGTGCACCGGCACCGAACCCGACACGGGTCTCGCCCGCACCGCCGGACTGGCCGTCCGTGACGGCATCGTCGTGGACGACCGGCTGCGTACCAGCGACCCGTACATCCACGCCCTGGGCGACTGCGTGCAGCAGCGGCCCGGCCACCACTCCACTCTCACGTCCGCCTGGGACCAGGCGGACGCCCTGGCCCGGACGCTCTGCGGCGGCGACGGCCGCCTGCGGCCCTCCCGGCACCCCGTCGTCCGGCCCCGGCTGCCCGCGCTCGCGATCCTGGGTCCGCCGGGGGCGCTGGACGCCCCGGGCGACGACGAGCAGGTGGTGCTGTCCGACCCCGCCGGCGGGCGGTACGGGCGCCTCGTCCTGCGCGACGGCCGGGTGCACGCGGGGATTCTGGTGGGCCTGGACCGGGCCGTCGCCACCGTCGGCCGGCTGTACGCGGAGGACCGTCCGCTGCCCCCGGACCGGCTCGCCCTGCTGCTGGGCACGGACGAGGAGTACGCGAGCTCCGGGGCGCTCCCGGACACGGCGGTGGTGTGCCAGTGCAACAACGTCACCCGGAAGAACCTGGAGCGGGCGTGGGGGCAGGGCGCGCGTGACCTTCCCGCCATCGCCGTGGCGACCAGGGCCACCACGGGCTGCGGCAGCTGTACGGAGGTTGTCCGCCGGATCTGCGAGACGGACCTGCGAGACGGATCGGGGAACGGCCGCCCCGGCGTGGCGGGGGCCGGTGACCCGGTCGCGGAAGGAGCCGGCGCATGA